One Nitrospirota bacterium genomic window carries:
- a CDS encoding biotin/lipoyl-binding protein — protein MIVLTRLSVWVSLAGLLFTMWILLAAKKQEPMPTPIEPPPTSPYESTVAASGIIEAENENVRIAPPAAGLITKVFVTVGDQVELDAPLLQLDDRELRAQLAVRQAAIPPAQARIEEQRNRLEDLQVQYKRLQAVHDRRAVSEDDVKRTWYAMEANKRVLVRNDADLIQAVAQRDETKILLERLTVRAPRAGTILQVNVRAGEYATPGASETLILLGETQRLQIRADVDEVNAPLVKAGSPGVAYLKGSTKQAIPLTFARIEPYIVPKKSLTGDNTERVDTRVLQIIYHFARPPFPVYAGQQVDVFIKRDAEAPKSQ, from the coding sequence TGGGTCTCTCTGGCCGGACTGCTCTTCACGATGTGGATTCTGCTGGCGGCCAAGAAGCAGGAACCGATGCCAACGCCGATCGAGCCCCCGCCGACGAGTCCTTATGAGAGCACCGTGGCGGCCTCCGGCATCATCGAAGCGGAGAACGAGAACGTGCGGATCGCCCCGCCGGCCGCCGGCCTGATCACCAAGGTCTTCGTGACAGTCGGCGACCAGGTGGAACTGGACGCCCCGTTGCTCCAACTAGACGACCGGGAATTACGCGCGCAGCTCGCCGTCCGCCAGGCGGCTATTCCTCCGGCGCAGGCGCGGATCGAAGAGCAGCGGAATCGGCTGGAAGACCTCCAGGTTCAGTACAAGCGGCTCCAGGCGGTGCACGACCGCCGGGCGGTCAGCGAGGACGATGTGAAGCGGACCTGGTATGCGATGGAAGCGAACAAGCGGGTGCTGGTGCGGAACGACGCCGACTTGATCCAGGCCGTCGCCCAGCGGGACGAGACCAAGATTTTGCTGGAACGGCTGACGGTGCGCGCCCCCAGAGCCGGGACGATTCTGCAAGTCAACGTGCGCGCCGGCGAGTATGCGACGCCTGGCGCCTCGGAAACGCTGATCCTCCTCGGCGAGACCCAGCGGCTGCAGATCCGCGCCGACGTGGACGAGGTGAACGCACCGCTGGTGAAAGCCGGGAGCCCCGGCGTCGCCTACCTCAAGGGCTCGACGAAGCAGGCGATTCCCCTGACCTTCGCCCGCATCGAGCCCTACATCGTGCCCAAGAAATCCCTGACCGGCGACAACACGGAACGGGTGGATACCCGCGTGCTCCAGATCATCTACCATTTCGCGCGGCCGCCCTTTCCCGTCTATGCCGGTCAGCAGGTGGACGTGTTCATCAAACGGGACGCTGAAGCACCCAAGAGCCAGTGA